The DNA segment CTGTCGAGCCGGCCTAGAACCGTTTCGGTTCCCTCGGCGGTGACAACCAGTTCACCATCGAGAACGACATAAACGGTTTCCTCACGGGCCGCTGCCTTTTGGGCGATCCCGCCCGGGCGATAGGTCGAGAGGCCGACCCAGAATCGTTCGGTGGGCCCGGCCTCGTGGCCCTGCAGTCGCAACGTGCATACGTCGTGGTGCAGCGGCGCGCTGTATTCCGGTGCCTCGGATGCCCGGGTGAGGTTCATCAGGATCCCGTTTCGATGCGATAGGTGCCGGTGGGATCGACGATCGCCACCAGACGGATGATGCAGCCATCTCCGCCCACCCAGCGCCACGGGAATGCGGCGAAGGTGACGCGCTTGCCGGTGACCTTGTCCAAGTCGCCGCCGACATTTTCAAAGCCGTAGATGCCTTTGGACAGGATCGCCCGGTGGCACGGTTCCCACTCGGGGAAGTCGTCGAGCACCTTGTGACCGGTCTCTTCCTCGTATTCACGGACGGCCCAAGGTAATAGGCCGCCCTGCGCCTCCGCTGGGCCGTGCGGAGCGATCGCGGTGGCCAGCGGATGGTCCAGGGCCTGGGTGTCGGTGCCGACCGCCTTGACGCCCTTGGCCGCAAACCACTCGCCGGCTTCCTTGGAGAAGCCCGGAGAGTAGGCGTAGTACTCCGCGCTGTCGGCGTATTTGTGGTGCCAGCCCGTGTCGACGATGACGATGTCGCCCGGCCGGATCTGCGGCGTGGCATTCTGCAGGTCCTCGGCGGTGACGACCCCCCATTTGTTCTTCGGGATCGAGACGACGACCCCGGTACCGAAGAACGCGCTCAGCGGGATCTCGTGCAGGAAGGGTGTGTTCTCGATGACGTGCGCAGGTGCGTCGATGTGAGTGCCGGAATGCATGACGGTGGTGATCTTTTGGGTCAGCACACGGCTTCTGGCCATGGTGTGCAAGCGTTCGACCTTGACGTCCTCGAAGTACGGCCAGGCCGGCACGCCGTGCCCCCACGGGTGGGACAGGTCGTAGAACTCCAACCGTGACTCGGCCTCACCAAGGGGCCACGTGACCCTCATGGTTATTGGTTCCCTTCTCTGTCAGGTTGCTTGGCGATGTGCCGGGCAAGTCGGGTCGCGGTGGCCTCGCGGGCCCCGGCGGGCCAGTCGAGGAACCCCTGACCGGTGCGGGCACCGAGCTGCCCGGCGGCGACCAGCTCACGCAACAGCGGGCTGGGGTGCGGGTCGCTGTTGAGGCTTGGGAGCACCGCATCGTGAATGGCCAGGGTGAGGTCCAGCCCGATGTAGTCGGCGTTTTCCAGGGGGCCTAGCGTGGCCAGCCGCAACCCAATGGTGTTGCGTACCACCAGGTCAACGGTCTGCGCGTCGCAGACACCTTCGGCGACCAGCGCGATCGCCTCACGCCACAGCGCGTGCTGCAGCCGGTTGCCAATAAAGCCAGGCACGTCGCGCCCGACGAGCACCGGCAACTTGCCTGCGTCGGTGAGCAGCGCCACGACGCGGTCGGCCGTTTCCGAGGCGGTCCGTGCGCTGGGCACAACCTCGACGACCGGGATGAGATCTGGCGGGTTCCAAAAGTGCGTCCCGATCACCCGGCTGCCGTCGCCGACCCGCTCGGTGACGGCGCCGATGGGCAGCACCGAAGTGTTGGTTGCCAGCACCGCATCGGGCGCCAATGCCGCGAGACGTTGGAAGAGTTCCTGTTTGATGGCGAGGTTTTCGATAATGGCCTCGACGACCAGGCCGGCATTCTGCACCGCGGCCGCCAGGTCGGCGACCGCGGTCACCGAGCCGAGACCGGCACCGGTCACCTGGCCGGCCTCCATAGCTGCCGCGTCCAGGATTTCGGTGTTGGTGTCGGTGATGACGACCTCGAGGCCCGCCGACGCCAGGACGCCGGCGATCCGGCGCCCCATCAGGCCGGCGCCGACCACGGCGGCGCGGGCAAAGCCGTGAGACGTCAGCATGCCGTGTACCCGCCGTCCAGATACATCACCTGGCCGGTGTAGAAGCTCGACGCGTCGCTGAGCAGATAGATCAGGGCGCCGACGAAATCTTCGGGTTCGGCGAAGCGGCGCAACGGGATTCGGGCGAACATCGCCTCCCGGGTGGCCCGGCCCTTCTCGTCGTCGGCGTACATCCACTCGGTCAACTCTGATCGGAAAACCGTTGGGGCAAGCGCGTTTACCCGAATACCGTGACTGCCCCACTCCGCTGCCAAGGTCTTGGCCAGCAGGTCGGTGCCCGCTTTCGACGGGCAGTAGGCGCTGTAACCGGCGGCATGGCCCAGCGCGCCGCGCACGGAGGAGACGAGCACGATGCTGCCGCCGTGACCCTGCTCAAGCAGAACCCGTCCGGCCGCCTGGCACACCAGCCAGGCGCCCCGCACGTTGGCGTCCATCACCCGGTCGAAGTCCTCGACGGCCATCTCGGTGATGGGCGCAACGTGGTTCATGCCGGAAGCCACCACGACGCCGTCCAGCCGGCCGTGCCGGGCGACGGCGGCCTCGACAATCGCCTGCGCATCGGCCGGGGTTTCCGGCCTGCGGGTGACCACCGCGGGGTCCTCGATGCCGGCCTCATCCACCAGCTCGGCAAGGCCGGCGGCGTCGCCGCCGGCCAGCGTCAGGTGAGCCCCGGCCTCGGCCAACGACCGGGCGGCCACGCTGCCTAGCGAGCCCGTTGCGCCCGTGATCAGGATCGACTTGTTCCGCACGCTGAACCGCGTCAGACCCAGGTTCGGCACCTGCTGTATCGCCATCATCTCTCTACTCCCGCAATACAAGATATATCACCCGTTATACGGGAGATCGTAAGTTGGACGCGCTCCCGATGTCAACGGAGAGTGGGATTTGCAGGAGGAGGTGTTCGTCGAGTGTGCACTCAGGGCGGAAAATTGCCCGAAATCCCGCCCTGGTTACACGTTCGAAGCGCGTTCAGCGGCGCTTGGCTGCCCGCTTTTCGCGCACCCGTATGTCGATCCGAATCGGGCTACCCTCGAACCCGAACGTCTCGCGCAGCCGTCGCTCCAGGAACCGCCGATATCCGGCCTCCAGAAAACCCGTGGTGAACAGCACGAACGTCGGCGGGCGCGCGCTGGCCTGGGTGGCGAACAGGATGCGGGGCTGCTTGCCGCCGCGCACCGGCGGCGGCGTGGCCGCCACCACCTCTGTGATCCAGGTGTTCAACGGGCCGGTCGCGATCCTGGTATCCCACGACGCCAGCGCACTCTCCATCGCCGGCACCAGCTTGCGCACCGCCCGGCCCGTCTTGGCGGAGATGTTGACCCGTTGCGCCCAGCGCACCTGCACCAACTCTCGGTCGATCTCGCGGTCCAACAGCTCGCGCCGGTCCTCGTCGACCAGATCCCACTTGTTGTAGGCCAGCACCAACGCCCGACCGGCCTCGATGACCATCGATATCACCCGCAAATCCTGCTCGGTGAGCGGCTGCGACGCGTCGATCAGCACGATGGCCACTTCGGCCGAGGCGATGGCCGCGTGGGTGCGCACCGAAGCGTAGAACTCGTGCCCGCTGGCCTGGCCGACCTTGCGACGCAGACCCGCGGTATCGACGAACCGCCAGACCTTGCCGCCCAACTCGATCAGCGAGTCCACCGGGTCGACGGTCGTGCCGGCGGCCTCGTGTACCACCGACCGCTGATCACCCGCCAGCCTATTCAGCAGGGAACTCTTGCCCACGTTGGGCTTGCCGACCAGGGCCACCCGCCGCGGGCCCCCGCCCGCCGATCCCGGCTCCCCCACCTCGGGCAACGCAGCGAGCACCCGGTCGAGTAGGTCGGCCACGCCACGACCATGCATCGCGCTGATCGCATGCGGCTCACCCAATCCCAGCGACCACAATGCCGCGACGTCGGATTCACCCTTGTCGCTGTCAACCTTGTTGGCGGCCAAAAAGACTGGCTTGCCCGAACGCAACAGGATGCCGGCCGCGGCCTCATCGGCGGTGGTGGCACCGACACTGGCATCGACCACCAGGATCACCGCATCGGCGGTGCGCATGGCCACCGACGCCTGCTCGGCCACCAGCTGCTGCAGGCCCTTGGCGCCCGGCTCCCATCCCCCGGTGTCTTGCACCACAAAACGGCGTCCGGTCCACAGCGCGTCGTAGCAGACCCGGTCGCGCGTCACGCCGGGAACGTCTTGTACCACCGCAACGCGGCGGCCCAGTATCCGGTTGACCAGTGTCGACTTGCCGACATTGGGCCGGCCCACGATCGCCACCACCGGCGCGGGCCCGGTGTCAGCTTCCGCGGAAGCTTCGATCTCCCAGTCGCTTTCGTCGGTCCAGGTGCCGTCCAGGCTCACGACAGCGCCTCGCTTCGCTGCGTCACCAACTCCTGCAGCCGGGCAATCACCTCGGCCTCGGTCATGTTGCTGGTGTCGACGACGATCGCATCAGCGGCCGCGCGCAGCGGCGCCACGGTCCGGGTGGAATCGAGATGATCGCGCCGGAGCACGTCGGCTAACACGGCGTCGTAGTCGTCGGTCAGACCCGCGGCGACATTCTGGGCGTTGCGACGTCGGGCCCGGGTTTCGGCCGTGGCGGTCAGGAAGATTTTCACCGGTGCATCCGGAAATACCACGGTTCCAATGTCCCGGCCTTCCACGACGATGCTGCCCGAGCCTTCGGCCATCGCGCGCTGCAATGCGACCAGTCGTGCCCGCACCGATGGTATCGCCGATACCGCCGAAACCGCCTGGGTGACATCGTCACCGCGGATTGCTGACGAGACATCTACGCCGGCCAGGTAGAAGCTGCTCTGGTCCGGGTCGTAGCCCACCGACAACTGCGCCGTCGCCGCGCATTCCGCGACCGCCTCAGTGTCTGAGGGGTCGATTCCGGCGCGCAGCACCGCCAGTGTCACCATTCGGTACATGGCCCCGGTGTCCAGAAACCGCGCACCCAATCCGCGCGCCAATCCCCTTGAAACAGATGATTTTCCGGTTCCCGCCGGACCGTCGATCGCGACCACCAGTCCGCTCATGCCCCGATGGCTAGCTGCACTCCCGTCACTCGCTGGGGCCGTATGGTTCGTCTCGTTGCTGTCACTCACTGTGCTCGTTCCGCTCACAGGCCCACCGCTTTGTATAGCTTGCCAATCTCGTCTGCGCGCAGCGCCCGAACGCTGCCCGGGCGCTGCTTGCCCAACGACACCGCACCAATATCCGTGCGCACCAATGCTTCCACCGGAAGCCCCACGGCCGAAAGCAACCGGCGCACAATGCGATTGCGTCCTTCGTGCAGGGTCACCCGCACCAACGTCTTGCCGGGAATCGCGTCCACCACGGCGAAATCGTCAACACGCACCGGTCCGTCGTCCAGCTCGATCCCCGCCCGCAACTTCCTACCTAGCCCGCGCGGCACCGAGCCCGTCACGGTCGCAAGATACGTTTTAGGCACTTGATGAGAAGGATGCATCAACCGGTGTGCCAGCTCGCCATCATTGGTCAGCAAGATCAGCCCTTCGGTGTCAGCGTCCAACCGCCCGACATGAAACAACCTCTTGGTGCCCCGAACCTTTCGTTCGATCACGTCGCCGATGCACGGCCGGCCGCGGTCGTCGGACATGGTCGAGTACATGCCACGCGGTTTGTTCAGCGCCAGATACACCAGCGAGTCGTCGACGACCACCCGGGCCCCGTCGACACGGATCACCGAGACGTCCGGGTTTACTCGGGTGCCCAACTCGGTCACCACCTGTCCGTCCACTTCGACGCGCCCGTCCATAATCAACTTCTCGGCGGTCCGCCGGGAGGCAATTCCGGCCTGCGACAACACTTTCTGCAGGCGAATGCTTCTCGGCTCTGCGGGTTCGATCATCATTCACGGTCCACGTCGAACGCCCACGTCTGCTCGCGTGACTGGCCGCCGGAGAATCTGATGAAACGTGGTTCGCGGTCCAGGGATTCGCTGAGGTCTTCGATCGCGTCGACATCGGGCAGCAGCGGTGCGATATCGGGAAGGTCGGCCAGCGAATTCAACCCCAAGCGTTCCAGAAACAGCTCGGTGGTGGCGAACGTCATCGCGCCGCTATCGGGGTCGGGACCAACCTCGGTGATCAGGCCCCGCGCCAACAGCGTGCGCATCACGGCGTCCGCATTGACACCGCGCACCGCGCTCACCCGCGCACGCGTCACCGGCTGGCGGTAGGCCACCACCGCAAGGGTTTCCAACGCGGCGCGGGTGAGCTTGGTGCGCGCGCCGTCCAGCAATAGCTTCTCGACGTAGGGGGCGAACCGTGAGCGGGTGTACAACCGCCAGCCCTCGCCGGTGCGCCGCAGATCGATGCCGCTGTCGCGTGCGGTGAGTTCGTCGGCCATCAACCGCAGCTTCGCGGCGACCCGGTAGACGGGTTGCTCGGTGGCCGCGGCCAGCGCCTCGGCCGTCACCGGGGTGTCCACCACCAACAGCATTGCCTCCAGCACGCGGCCAAGCTCTTCGGGATCGAGCTCCGCGGGCTCAGCGATGTCCGGGATGTCACTGCCCAGCGCGTCGTCGGGCGATTCGGGGCTCATGGCGCGGCTCCTCCTCATCGCTTCGTCCCCCGCAAGCGGGCGCTGCCCCCTCTGCATCGTCGCCGGTGCTGGCCGGCCGAACCCCGGTCCACGAAACCTGCAGCACGCCAAGGGGCTCTGGCTGGTCGAATGCTACCGCCCGGGACCGATACAGTTCGAGCAGCGCCAGGAAGCGCCCCACGATCTCGACGGGCGCCCGACAATCGGCAACCAGTTCCGAAAACGAGGCCCACTGCCCGCTGCCCCTGGCTTCCAGCATCGTCAACACAAGTCTGGCCTGCTCGACAACCGAGATCTTCGGCTCGTGCAGATGTTCGGTAGCCACCGTCGGTGCCGGCCGCGGGGTGAATGCGACCGCGGCGATCTCGGCGAACCGCTCGGCGTCGACGCCGAGCATCACCTCGGGGAGCAAGCTGGCGAACCGGTCTTCCAACGACACCGCGCGTGGATAACTGCGCAGCGCTGTGGCCTCCAACTCCGCGAACATCTCCGCGACGTGCTTGAACGCCCGAT comes from the Mycobacterium shinjukuense genome and includes:
- a CDS encoding beta-D-galactosidase, which produces MNLTRASEAPEYSAPLHHDVCTLRLQGHEAGPTERFWVGLSTYRPGGIAQKAAAREETVYVVLDGELVVTAEGTETVLGRLDSVHFAKGELRSIENRSDREAVLLVTIAHPEAS
- a CDS encoding cyclase family protein, producing MRVTWPLGEAESRLEFYDLSHPWGHGVPAWPYFEDVKVERLHTMARSRVLTQKITTVMHSGTHIDAPAHVIENTPFLHEIPLSAFFGTGVVVSIPKNKWGVVTAEDLQNATPQIRPGDIVIVDTGWHHKYADSAEYYAYSPGFSKEAGEWFAAKGVKAVGTDTQALDHPLATAIAPHGPAEAQGGLLPWAVREYEEETGHKVLDDFPEWEPCHRAILSKGIYGFENVGGDLDKVTGKRVTFAAFPWRWVGGDGCIIRLVAIVDPTGTYRIETGS
- a CDS encoding 3-hydroxyacyl-CoA dehydrogenase family protein translates to MLTSHGFARAAVVGAGLMGRRIAGVLASAGLEVVITDTNTEILDAAAMEAGQVTGAGLGSVTAVADLAAAVQNAGLVVEAIIENLAIKQELFQRLAALAPDAVLATNTSVLPIGAVTERVGDGSRVIGTHFWNPPDLIPVVEVVPSARTASETADRVVALLTDAGKLPVLVGRDVPGFIGNRLQHALWREAIALVAEGVCDAQTVDLVVRNTIGLRLATLGPLENADYIGLDLTLAIHDAVLPSLNSDPHPSPLLRELVAAGQLGARTGQGFLDWPAGAREATATRLARHIAKQPDREGNQ
- a CDS encoding SDR family NAD(P)-dependent oxidoreductase encodes the protein MMAIQQVPNLGLTRFSVRNKSILITGATGSLGSVAARSLAEAGAHLTLAGGDAAGLAELVDEAGIEDPAVVTRRPETPADAQAIVEAAVARHGRLDGVVVASGMNHVAPITEMAVEDFDRVMDANVRGAWLVCQAAGRVLLEQGHGGSIVLVSSVRGALGHAAGYSAYCPSKAGTDLLAKTLAAEWGSHGIRVNALAPTVFRSELTEWMYADDEKGRATREAMFARIPLRRFAEPEDFVGALIYLLSDASSFYTGQVMYLDGGYTAC
- the der gene encoding ribosome biogenesis GTPase Der; the protein is MSLDGTWTDESDWEIEASAEADTGPAPVVAIVGRPNVGKSTLVNRILGRRVAVVQDVPGVTRDRVCYDALWTGRRFVVQDTGGWEPGAKGLQQLVAEQASVAMRTADAVILVVDASVGATTADEAAAGILLRSGKPVFLAANKVDSDKGESDVAALWSLGLGEPHAISAMHGRGVADLLDRVLAALPEVGEPGSAGGGPRRVALVGKPNVGKSSLLNRLAGDQRSVVHEAAGTTVDPVDSLIELGGKVWRFVDTAGLRRKVGQASGHEFYASVRTHAAIASAEVAIVLIDASQPLTEQDLRVISMVIEAGRALVLAYNKWDLVDEDRRELLDREIDRELVQVRWAQRVNISAKTGRAVRKLVPAMESALASWDTRIATGPLNTWITEVVAATPPPVRGGKQPRILFATQASARPPTFVLFTTGFLEAGYRRFLERRLRETFGFEGSPIRIDIRVREKRAAKRR
- the cmk gene encoding (d)CMP kinase; the protein is MSGLVVAIDGPAGTGKSSVSRGLARGLGARFLDTGAMYRMVTLAVLRAGIDPSDTEAVAECAATAQLSVGYDPDQSSFYLAGVDVSSAIRGDDVTQAVSAVSAIPSVRARLVALQRAMAEGSGSIVVEGRDIGTVVFPDAPVKIFLTATAETRARRRNAQNVAAGLTDDYDAVLADVLRRDHLDSTRTVAPLRAAADAIVVDTSNMTEAEVIARLQELVTQRSEALS
- a CDS encoding pseudouridine synthase is translated as MIEPAEPRSIRLQKVLSQAGIASRRTAEKLIMDGRVEVDGQVVTELGTRVNPDVSVIRVDGARVVVDDSLVYLALNKPRGMYSTMSDDRGRPCIGDVIERKVRGTKRLFHVGRLDADTEGLILLTNDGELAHRLMHPSHQVPKTYLATVTGSVPRGLGRKLRAGIELDDGPVRVDDFAVVDAIPGKTLVRVTLHEGRNRIVRRLLSAVGLPVEALVRTDIGAVSLGKQRPGSVRALRADEIGKLYKAVGL
- the scpB gene encoding SMC-Scp complex subunit ScpB, encoding MSPESPDDALGSDIPDIAEPAELDPEELGRVLEAMLLVVDTPVTAEALAAATEQPVYRVAAKLRLMADELTARDSGIDLRRTGEGWRLYTRSRFAPYVEKLLLDGARTKLTRAALETLAVVAYRQPVTRARVSAVRGVNADAVMRTLLARGLITEVGPDPDSGAMTFATTELFLERLGLNSLADLPDIAPLLPDVDAIEDLSESLDREPRFIRFSGGQSREQTWAFDVDRE
- a CDS encoding segregation/condensation protein A codes for the protein MNANASGQAAPQNGFQVRLTNFEGPFDLLLQLIFAHRLDVTEVALHQVTDDFIGYTKAIGAQLELEEATAFLVIAATLLDLKAARLLPAGEVDDEEDLALLEVRDLLFARLLQYRAFKHVAEMFAELEATALRSYPRAVSLEDRFASLLPEVMLGVDAERFAEIAAVAFTPRPAPTVATEHLHEPKISVVEQARLVLTMLEARGSGQWASFSELVADCRAPVEIVGRFLALLELYRSRAVAFDQPEPLGVLQVSWTGVRPASTGDDAEGAAPACGGRSDEEEPRHEPRIARRRAGQ